One window from the genome of Desulfomicrobium macestii encodes:
- a CDS encoding type I restriction enzyme HsdR N-terminal domain-containing protein encodes MDFIDKIAELSTRIQRQKESVLTEEAAKTAFVLPFIQTLGYDIFNPEEVIPELTADHGVKKGEKVDYAIQLDKQKVILIECKPVGSDLEAKHAGQLFRYFSVTEARFGVLTDGIRYVFFSDLEKENKMDERPFFEFNLMQYTESGVEELKKFTKNSFDLQTIISTASNLKYYKALIEEIRSEFDSPSEDLVKILTGRVYTGRFTQQVRDQFSEL; translated from the coding sequence ATGGATTTTATAGACAAGATTGCAGAGTTATCTACTCGTATCCAGCGGCAAAAAGAATCAGTATTGACTGAAGAAGCTGCAAAAACAGCTTTTGTACTCCCATTCATCCAAACTCTTGGATATGACATCTTCAACCCAGAAGAGGTCATACCAGAACTAACTGCAGACCATGGAGTCAAGAAAGGGGAAAAGGTTGACTATGCAATTCAACTCGACAAGCAAAAAGTTATCCTGATTGAATGTAAACCTGTAGGATCTGACTTGGAAGCAAAACACGCAGGACAGCTCTTCAGATACTTTTCTGTTACAGAGGCTCGCTTTGGAGTTTTGACTGACGGAATTCGATATGTATTTTTTAGTGACCTGGAAAAAGAAAATAAAATGGATGAGCGTCCATTTTTCGAATTCAACTTGATGCAATACACAGAGTCAGGTGTTGAGGAATTAAAAAAATTCACTAAAAATTCATTTGATCTTCAGACAATTATAAGCACAGCAAGTAATTTAAAATATTATAAGGCTCTTATTGAAGAAATTAGATCTGAATTTGATAGCCCGTCTGAAGATTTAGTGAAAATTTTAACTGGAAGAGTTTATACTGGAAGGTTTACGCAGCAAGTAAGGGATCAATTCAGTGAATTGTAG